In Deltaproteobacteria bacterium, the DNA window AGGTACAAGATGGACACGGTGTTTCAAGAACACGCCCTCATACCTCAGTTGAGCGTTGCCGAGAACATCTTCCTCGACAAGCTGGATGAATTCTACGAGAAAGGACTTATCAGCCGGAAGAGAGTGCAGGAGGAGGCGAGAAGAGCCCTGGGCGAGGTGGGCCTGGATGATATCGACGTCACTCTCCCTGCGGGCGAATTCGGTGAAGACGACAAGAGTCTTATCGAGCTTGCCAAGGCCCTGTCGCGCAGGCCCGAGGTTCTGATCTTGGACGAGATGACCGCTCCTCTGGAAAGCAGTGTCGTAAGCGGTGTGTTCGACGTGATGAGGGATTTGAAAAAGAGGGGGAAGACGCTTGTTTTCATTTCCCATCGATTGGAAGAGGTATTCGAGATATGCGATGAGATCATCGTCTTGAGAGATGGAAACCTGGAAGGTGTGGTGGAGAACGACCGGCAACAGGATCCCCTCTCGATAAGGAAGAGAGTCATCGGCATGATGACGGGCACTGAGAGGGGACTCGAGTTCCCGGAAAAGGCCGGTCTGAAATCAAAAGGCGATGTCGTCCTATCTCTTCGGAATGTCAAGAACAAACTGTTAAGGGACGTCAGCCTGGAGGTCCGCAAGGGGGAGATCGTTGCACTGGCTGGTCTCAGAGGACAGGGACAGAGTGCACTCCTCCGTACCATCGCGGGCCTTCTTCCCGTGGAGGGCGGGGACATCCGAATTCTGGGAAAGGACGTGAAGATAAGGAGCCCCAGAGATGCAATAGAGGACGGCATCTTCTATATCTCCCACAAGAGGGACGAGGAGGAGCTCTGGCTGACCCATGATGTCTGGCTGAACATCTCTGTGGCAAGTATAGGGGATAGAACACGATTCGGATTCATAAGAAGGGGGGAGGACAGGAAGGCCGTTGAGGCAATGGTTTCGAGGCTCAGGATCGAAACACCCTCTCTGGCACAGATCGTCAGGAATCTCAGTGGAGGAAACAGGCAGAAGGTTGTCCTGGGCAAGTACCTCCTCGCAAGGCCGAAGATCCTTCTCGTGGATCAGCCCACCATAGGGCTCGATGTGGGGGCAAAGGCGGAAATATACCGCCTGCTGAGAAAACTCTCGAACGAGGGAATACCCACACTGGCCGTTTTGACAGACCTGGAGGAGGTGCTCAACCTGCCTGATCGACTCTTGGTGATGCGGGAAGGGCAGGTAGTCAAGGAGTTCTCACAGGAAGTCATGGACGAGGCCGAACTGCTGGATTCATACTACGGGTAGCGAGACGAGGGCAAATGGCGAATAACAGCATTCTGAGAAAGATCCTGTCCGATTGGTACATATACATCGTACTGGTTGCCTTCTGGGCGGTTTCATGCGCCATCTCACCCTTTTTCCGCACAGCCTCCACGTTTTCAACCATATTCGTGAGTGCGGTCCCCATAGCCCTGGTCGGGCTCGGCCAGACCTTTGTCGTTTTGAGCCGTGGTTTCGATCTATCGGTGGGTGTGGTTGCAAGCCTGGCAACAGCCATAGCATCGGTGACCATGCAGTGGGGGATAATCCCGTCTGTGGGACTGATCTTTCTCGTCTCCTGTGCAATCGGGCTCCTCAACGGTCTGGGTGTCACCAAGATGAAAATAGATACCTTTATAATGACACTGGGAATGATGTTCTTCCTTACAGGTGTGACGCTGCTTATCAGACCGAGCCCGGGGGGGTTCATACCCGTCAACTTCAAAAGAGCCTTACTCTATCACGTGGGTGAGTTTCCGTTGATACCTGTTTTGATCCTCGTGGGAACCGCTCTCGTGGGGACGATTGTCCTCCAGAGAAGGAAATTCGGCCGGGAGATCTACGCCGTAGGGGGAAATCCTGAAAGCGCGAAGATGTCCGGGGTGGATGTGGATCGAACCAGGATCAAGGTCTTCACCGTGAGCGCCCTTTCGGCCGCCTGTGCCGGGCTTTTCATTTCGGCGAGAATCGGAAGCGGAAACGCGGCTGCAGGGGCACCCTATCTCTTTGATTCCTTCACGGCCGTGTTCATGGGAGGAACTCTTGTAACGGGCGGCATCGGCGGCTACCGGGGCACCATAGCATCCGCTCTGATCATAGCCTCCATAGGCCA includes these proteins:
- a CDS encoding ABC transporter permease: MANNSILRKILSDWYIYIVLVAFWAVSCAISPFFRTASTFSTIFVSAVPIALVGLGQTFVVLSRGFDLSVGVVASLATAIASVTMQWGIIPSVGLIFLVSCAIGLLNGLGVTKMKIDTFIMTLGMMFFLTGVTLLIRPSPGGFIPVNFKRALLYHVGEFPLIPVLILVGTALVGTIVLQRRKFGREIYAVGGNPESAKMSGVDVDRTRIKVFTVSALSAACAGLFISARIGSGNAAAGAPYLFDSFTAVFMGGTLVTGGIGGYRGTIASALIIASIGHILQFLGITIWYHFIVKGLLLAGVAGIQLFIVRRETG
- a CDS encoding sugar ABC transporter ATP-binding protein; amino-acid sequence: MMETVRVDSIRKRFPGVEVLKGITFSLQQGRIYGLVGENGAGKSTLVKILMGIHEPDEGEVFICGEKARVKEPSQARYRYKMDTVFQEHALIPQLSVAENIFLDKLDEFYEKGLISRKRVQEEARRALGEVGLDDIDVTLPAGEFGEDDKSLIELAKALSRRPEVLILDEMTAPLESSVVSGVFDVMRDLKKRGKTLVFISHRLEEVFEICDEIIVLRDGNLEGVVENDRQQDPLSIRKRVIGMMTGTERGLEFPEKAGLKSKGDVVLSLRNVKNKLLRDVSLEVRKGEIVALAGLRGQGQSALLRTIAGLLPVEGGDIRILGKDVKIRSPRDAIEDGIFYISHKRDEEELWLTHDVWLNISVASIGDRTRFGFIRRGEDRKAVEAMVSRLRIETPSLAQIVRNLSGGNRQKVVLGKYLLARPKILLVDQPTIGLDVGAKAEIYRLLRKLSNEGIPTLAVLTDLEEVLNLPDRLLVMREGQVVKEFSQEVMDEAELLDSYYG